The sequence AAAGGCATCGTGGTCCATCTAAGCGAATGCAAGAACGTCGAGGAGCTGCGCAAAAGGCCGCGCAATTGGCTGGACGTGCAATGGGATAAAGAGGCCAGCGGGGAATTCCCGGCAATGATCCGGCTGGAACTAGTGAACCAGGTGGGTACCCTGGCCAAGGTCGCCTCCACCATTTCCCGCCTGCGCGCCAACATCGAGAATGTGCAAATCACCAACCAAGACAGCCAGTTGTCCGTGGACATCATCACCCTGTTGGTGCGCGACCGCAATCATCTCGCCTCGGTGGTGCGTGAGCTGCGCAAGCTGTCGGTGGTGCTGAAGATTTCCCGCGTCAAATCCGAGTTGAGGAAGAAAACTGAAACATGGCAAAGCAAGTGATCTCCACCGAACGGGCACCCCAGGCCATCGGCACCTATTCCCAGGCGGTCCGGGTCGGCGACACGGTGTATCTATCCGGGCAGATTCCCCTTGATCCTTCCACCATGGCCCTGGTGGAAGGCGGCCCGGAGGCGCAAATCCGCCGTGTGTTCGACAACCTGAAAGCCGTGGCGGAGGCAGCCGGCGGCCGCCTT is a genomic window of Candidatus Methylocalor cossyra containing:
- a CDS encoding RidA family protein codes for the protein MAKQVISTERAPQAIGTYSQAVRVGDTVYLSGQIPLDPSTMALVEGGPEAQIRRVFDNLKAVAEAAGGRLDQVVKLTVYLTDLGHFGRVNEIMAEYFTAPYPARVAVGVAALPRGAEVEIDAVLVLGS